A portion of the Phaeodactylum tricornutum CCAP 1055/1 chromosome 7, whole genome shotgun sequence genome contains these proteins:
- a CDS encoding predicted protein, with amino-acid sequence MPVRDPRLRIGGKVTAKACHVVHLSKCARRYGVNKHSKRLVGTVLDVTTTPVSITTGRTFTLITAVYDFGESLFKEKTLNIRSVKAFVPPEDEGMSLIEELAAEALQAAEADMEAGNLMEESVEAPVAEMVETPADIEPDTLVDTEPNTPVDTEPDSPVAEIVETLVDTDTSLDTESENPVATVHQTEWYVNERKTRLDVNGHVYVRHFHIRTSVGDLIGQDSDNGVRFSRLEYFLLMFPPTQLTTMCRLTNTQLAQQNKNPITSGELLRFFGMLILTTKFEFSSRAQLWSTTAPSKYIPAPSFGRTGMSRQRFDNIWKYIRWSEQCPVRPDGMSTHVHRWQLVDNFVTRFNEHRSENFVPSHLICVDESISRWYGQGGDWINHGLPNYIAIDRKPENGCEIQNAACGQSGIMLRLKLVKGKTITDDEEGDKEDEYLPHGAKIIKELVRPWWGSDRIVCADSYFASVVTAVELKRIGLRFIGVVKSATRRYPMAYLSQLEMTSRGEWKGLVTDGILDESCDLMAFVWVDRDRRYFISTASNLNRGWNPVRYRWRQVDTSPDADPERVEINIAQPVAAEVYYSCCAMIDRHNRSWQDTLMLERKLGTWDWLTRVNLSIFGIIVVDTWLAYSQCTGIGKSAGREEKQKDFYSALAEELVDNQYDSVGSRKVGRDELDKDSPTISRTGEPQCGLSAHLTPTKRKRKNKDGTIKNQRQQGRCLVCSKKTTYNTAGQTSSLMHRVHRHLPKKPLIVNVARKI; translated from the coding sequence ATGCCAGTGAGGGATCCTAGACTTAgaattggagggaaggtgacggcaaaggcttgtcatgttgtgcatctgAGCAAGTGCGCACGGAGATATGGCGTCAACAAGCACTCcaagcggcttgttggaacggttctAGACGTCACGACCACCCCTGTATCCATTACAACCGGGCGTACCTTTACTTTGATAACAGCAgtttatgattttggagagagtttgttcaaggaaaaaACACTGAACATTCGGAGTGTAAAGGCATTTGTACCGCCAGAAGATGAAGGAATGTCCTTAATTGAGGAATTAGCAGCAGAGGCTTTGCaggcagcagaagcagacatggaagccggaaacttgatggaagaaagtgtCGAAGCCCCGGTAGCCGAAATGGTTGAAACCCCGGCTGACATAGAGCCCgataccttggtcgacacagagcccaataccccggttgacacagagcccgatagcccggtagccgaaattgtcgagacCCTGGTTGACACTGATACCTCGCTTGACACAGAGTCCGAAAACCCGGTAGCCACAGTGCACCAAACAGAGTGGTatgtgaatgaaagaaaaacccgGCTGGATGTGAATGGCCATGTCTATGTTAGGCACTTCCATATCCGTACTTCAGTTGGTGACCTTATTGGtcaagactctgacaatGGGGTGAGATTTTCGCGCCTCGAATATTTTCTGCTCATGTTTCCGCCGACCCAGCTGACTACTATGTGTCGGCTTACAAATACTCAGCTTGCACAGCAAAACAAGAATCCAATCACATCCGGAGAACTTCTTCGGTTCTTTGGAATGCTCATACTCACTACAAAGTTTGAGTTCAGTAGCCGGGCCCAACTATGGTCCACCACTGCACCCTCCAAGTACATTCCTGCCCCTTCATTTGGACGCACAGGAATGTCCCGGCAACGGTTTGACAATATCTGGAAATATATCCGTTGGAGTGAACAATGTCCAGTCCGACCCGATGGTATGAGCACTCATGTTCACCGATGGCAACTTGTTGACAACTTTGTCACAAGGTTCAATGAGCATCGTAGCGAAAACTTTGTACCTTCCCATCTGATTTGCGTGGATGAATCTATCTCAAGATGGTATGGGCAGGGTGGGGATTGGATAAACCATGGTCTACCAAATTATATTGCAATTGATCGTAAGCCTGAGAATGGGTGCGAGATTCAAAACGCAGCGTGTGGACAATCCGGTATTATGCTTCGATTGAAACTTGTAAAGGGAAAGACAATAactgacgacgaagagggTGACAAGGAGGATGAGTATCTACCGCATGGTGCAAAGATTATCAAAGAACTTGTTCGTCCTTGGTGGGGGAGTGATCGGATTGTGTGTGCTGATTCTTATTTTGCCTCCGTTGTGACAGCTGTCGAGCTTAAGAGGATTGGCTTGAGATTCATTGGGGTTGTGAAGTCGGCAACGAGAAGATATCCAATGGCCTACCTTTCACAGTTGGAAATGACAAGTAGAggagaatggaaaggattggtgACAGACGGAATCTTGGATGAAAGTTGTGACCTGATGGCTTTTGTATGGGTGGACCGAGACCGTCGATATTTTatatcaacagcatccaatcTGAATAGAGGCTGGAATCCAGTTCGCTACCGGTGGAGACAGGTGGATACATCACCTGATGCAGACCCTGAGAGGGTGGAGATCAATATTGCGCAACCAGTTGCAGCAGAAGTGTATTATTCTTGCTGTGCAATGATTGACAGACATAACCGGAGTTGGCAggatacactgatgcttgaAAGAAAACTTGGCACATGGGATTGGTTGACACGAGTCAACTTATCaatttttggtatcattgtTGTGGACACATGGTTAGCCTACAGCcaatgtacaggaataggaaAGTCTGCTGgacgagaagaaaagcagaaggatttctACAGTGCCTTAGCCGAGGAGCTGGTGGACAACCAGTACGAtagtgttggaagtcgcaaagTTGGGAGGgatgagttggacaaggatagcCCAACCATCTCCAGAACTGGAGAGCCGCAATGTGGTCTCTCCGCACATCTAACAcccaccaaaagaaaaagaaagaacaaagatggtactattaaaaaccaaagacagcagggaaggtgtttggtgtgttccaagaagaccacataCAATACTGCCGGGCAAACCAGCAGCCTGATGCATCGGGTCCATCGGCATTTGCCAAAAAAACCGTTGATCGTCAATGTCGCACGGAAAATTTGA
- a CDS encoding predicted protein, translated as MGTDRRFIRAVKILDPPCFESDHYAIVVTMQTGLLAEQKHYLEGRRRMPKTAERGSGETKLPADVAFEQRLKCKVQVEPKKQSVHPDWLSAMTHALLDKRVNLLKHGASHRRRKQVGRHIRKKEAGRQIEQLLEAKDVSGAFDVAKRWYRKSTGRPPPPCRENMEATASRYKDLYQAEPAPGAPIPTSTSRQWQVLDNAPEADKIAWHVRKLKTKKAPGTSGIRPEDMRHWLNLFEVEQRDQQPFRLLTEIVQSAFLTVCPVDGCHATASQAHDMRKHFMLRHPTDRICIEEEGVQALPKCKHCGMHVATKTVAHHFRTKLCEVGQKRKAARTQEWTAQTATSHQFYIDGVAVGRVNHNDGAIRYNISKARAKWHMIARVLVQEEASPRVMGMFYKVIVQSVLLYCSETWVLTLAQYDWLNAFHVTIAWRISGLKVWYDPDTETWLKPASNMALERAGLHPLAMYLKRRRDYILPYARNLPDFASLRDWAVTRNIVQRSFWTDDSDLSKLQEDIDRRVDYNANPVGTREFKV; from the exons ATGGGGACGGATCGCCGGTTCATCCGTGCGGTCAAGATCCTGGACCCCCCTTGTTTTGAGAGTGATCACTACGCTATCGTGGTCACGATGCAGACGGGCTTGCTAGCTGAGCAAAAGCATTACCTGGAGGGCAGGAGGCGAATGCCAAAGACGGCAGAGCGCGGCAGCGGGGAGACAAAACTGCCAGCAGACGTTGCTTTCGAGCAGCGGCTCAAGTGCAAGGTACAGGTGGAGCCGAAGAAACAGTCTGTACATCCAGACTGGCTCTCGGCAATGACACATGCACTCCTGGACAAGCGGGTCAATCTCCTGAAACACGGAGCTTCGCACAGGCGGCGTAAACAAGTGGGGCGTCACATACGGAAGA AAGAAGCAGGACGACAAATCGAGCAGCTACTAGAGGCCAAGGATGTCTCTGGAGCTTTTGATGTGGCGAAACGGTGGTACAGGAAGTCTACAGGTCGACCTCCTCCACCGTGCCGCGAAAACATGGAGGCAACAGCAAGCCGATACAAAGACTTGTATCAGGCGGAACCAGCTCCCGGGGCACCAATCCCCACCTCAACCAGCCGCCAGTGGCAAGTGCTTGACAATGCGCCAGAAGCTGACAAGATTGCTTGGCATGTGCGAAAGCTCAAGACCAAGAAGGCTCCAGGCACATCAGGCATTCGCCCAGAGGATATGCGGCACTGGTTAAACTTGTTCGAGGTGGAACAGAGGGATCAGCAACCGTTCCGGCTCTTGACGGAGATTGTCCAGAGCGCATTCCTGACGG TGTGTCCGGTGGACGGGTGCCACGCGACGGCAAGTCAAGCACATGATATGCGAAAGCACTTCATGCTGCGGCATCCCACTGACAGGATATGTATTGAGGAGGAAGGAGTGCAGGCACTACCCAAGTGCAAACATTGCGGAATGCACGTGGCAACAAAGACAGTGGCTCATCATTTCCGTACAAAGCTATGCGAGGTGGGCCAGAAGCGGAAGGCCGCCCGCACCCAGGAGTGGACCGCCCAGACCGCAACCTCCCATCAGTTCTACATTGACGGGGTAGCAGTGGGCCGGGTGAATCA CAATGACGGTGCAATCCGCTACAATATTAGCAAGGCAAGGGCTAAGTGGCATATGATCGCTCGAGTTTTAGTTCAAGAGGAGGCGTCACCCCGCGTCATGGGCATGTTCTACAAGGTGATTGTGCAATCGGTCCTGTTATACTGCAGTGAGACATGGGTTCTTACCCTAGCTCAGTATGATTGGCTCAATGCATTTCATGTGACCATAGCATGGCGGATATCAGGTTTAAAGGTTTGGTATGATCCGGACACGGAGACCTGGTTAAAACCGGCGTCCAACATGGCACTGGAAAGGGCAGGACTACACCCGCTGGCAATGTACTTGAAACGCCGGCGAGACTACATCCTACCCTATGCTAGGAATCTCCCAGACTTTGCATCCCTTCGCGACTGGGCTGTAACACGGAACATTGTTCAGAGAAGCTTTTGGACGGATGATTCAGACTTATCCAAACTACAAGAGGACATTGATAGAAGGGTTGATTATAATGCGAACCCCGTGGGAACCCGGGAATTCAAAGTGTGA